Proteins encoded within one genomic window of Chrysiogenia bacterium:
- the rpmA gene encoding 50S ribosomal protein L27, protein MAHKKAGGSSRNGRDSNGQRRGVKRYGGQVVKPGNILIRQLGTKIYPGQNVVMGKDYTLHATCAGTVRYERWGRDRKRVHIDPVEAPAS, encoded by the coding sequence ATGGCACATAAAAAAGCAGGTGGTAGTTCCCGCAACGGTCGCGACTCCAATGGACAGCGCCGCGGCGTCAAGCGTTACGGCGGCCAGGTCGTCAAGCCCGGCAACATCCTGATCCGTCAGCTCGGCACCAAGATCTACCCTGGCCAGAACGTGGTCATGGGCAAGGATTACACCCTGCACGCCACGTGCGCGGGCACCGTGCGCTACGAGCGCTGGGGCCGCGACCGCAAGCGCGTGCACATCGACCCGGTGGAGGCGCCTGCCAGCTAA